The Bacteroidia bacterium genomic interval AGTTGCCTGGAGACCAAAACCAACTTATTGATAATGAGATACTTAATTATTTTTCCAGTATTAATACTCCTGCTTAGCTGCCAGGGGATAGAAAAAAAGAGTTCGCAAAATTCCCTAAAAGCTCAATTTGAGAGTGATTATGATCCTGAAGCAAAACTTAAAGAACTGGGGATAGAACTTAGCACACCCGGAGCACCTGTGGCCAATTATGTAAATGCTGTACAGACAGGAAATCTGCTTTTTCTGGCAGGAAAAGGCCCAAATAAGCCTGAGGGAGGCTATGTAACAGGAAAGGTTGGACAAGACATAACGGTGGAAGAAGGCTATGAAGCAGCCAGACTTACGGCAATCAGTCAGTTATCTGTTCTGAAAGTAGAATTGGGAAATCTGAATCGAGTGAAAAGGATAGTTAAAGTATTGGGCATGGTCAATTGTGGGCCAGATTTCGGTAATCAACCTGAAGTTATCAATGGTTTCTCTGATTTGATGGTAGAGGTTTTCGGAGAAAGAGGGAAGCATGCCCGTGCAGCGGTCGGCATGAATTCACTACCCAGGAATACCTCTGTTGAGATTGAAATGATTGTTGAAGTAGAATAGTTCTTACTTAGTTGTTTGTCTGGGTTTCTTTTCCATCTTTTTTAGAAAAAGATGGAGTCAAAAATCGCAGAGCCCAAAGCCAGCCGCACCTGCCGCCCCTTTTCCCTATGGGCTCTGCAGGGCCAGCGCACCGAATGATAGGTGTTTGGGCATTTGAGTGTTAGGGTGTTAGCGATTGTAATTTACAGGTTCCTCTTCAACTCCAACACACTAATACCCTAACACACCAACACTTTCCCTTTGCGCGACGGGGCCTCGCTGCTGCATCGGGTGCGGGGGTCGGACTAAGCGCTGGATTTGCAGCAGCTTGATTTTTTGTTTCTTTTTCATCTAAGGAAAAAGAAAACAACTATTAATGTGCCTCAGCAGGACCACCTGATCCTCTGGGAATTCTAATGCTTTCAACCATATCCTGAATTTCTTCAGATGGAGCAGGAGTCATACGGGATACTACAATTGTGATCACCAAATTGATAAGCATACCCAGGGTTCCTATCCCTTCAGGGGATATTCCGAACCACCAGTAGTCCTCTGCGCTTGCACCAGCAGGAGCTTCAAATACAAATTTGAAGTAAATGATATATATGGCAGTAAAGAGAATGCCTGATACCATACCTGCGATGGCCCCTTGTCTGTTGGTTCGTTTGTCGAATATTCCCAAAAAGATGGCTGGGAAGAAGGAAGAGGCTGCTAAGCCAAAGGCAAAAGCTACTACCTGAGCCACAAAACCCGGAGGATTTATTCCTGCTATTCCTGCAAGTATTACGGCCAGACCTGCTGCGATACGGGCATACATCAGTTCTTTCTTATCGCTAATATCCGGCATGAAAGTTTTCTTCAGCAAATCATGTGAAACAGAAGTAGATATAACCAGCAGCAGACCTGCAGCTGTGGATAAAGCTGCTGCCAATCCCCCCGCTACCACCAGGGCAATCACCCAATTGGGCAAATCGGCAATCTCGGGATTTGCCAAAACCATAATATCGCGATCCGGCGTAAACTCATTGCCTTTCCAGCCATTGGCTTCGGCCGTTGCAGCAAATTCCGGATTTTTATCATTGTAGTACTGAATGATGCCATCGCCATTTTTATCTTCCATAGTGATCAAGCCTGCATCTCTCCATTTTGGTACCCAATCCGCTACGTTTTCATAAGACTTTCCATGTACTGTATCGATCATATTTGCGCGGGCGAATGCTGCCACTGCGGGAGCGGTCGTATAAAGGATAGCAATGAATAAAAGGGCATAGCCAGCGGACATTCGGGCATCCTTGACCTTTGGAACGGTAAAAAAGCGAACTATCACATGCGGTAGCCCGGCTGTTCCCAGCATCAGAGCTGCTGTAATAAAGAATACATCAATTTTGGATTTGGTTCCAGAAGTGTATTCTTCAAAGCCCAGATCAACATTCAATTGGTTCAGTTTAGTCATCAGGGAAACGCCTTCTTCCTTAAAGTCTCCCATGAATCCGAGTTGTGGAATGGGATTTCCTGTAATCTGAATAGAGATGAAGATGGCTGGAACCAGGAAGGCGAAAATCAATACACAATACTGGGCCACCTGGGTATAGGTAATCCCTTTCATTCCCCCTAAAACCGCATAGAAAAATACTATCCCTATACCGATGAGAACTCCTAATTCAAAGGGAATTTCCAAAAAGCGGGAAAAGGCTACCCCTACCCCTTTCATCTGCCCTACGATATAGGTAAAAGAAACAAAAAGTGCGCAGATCACAGCTACCAATCGAGCCCAATTGATCCTTGCGGAGCTATCATCTCCCGCATAGCGAGAACCGATAAAATCTGGAACGGTAAATTCCCCAAATTTTCGAAGATAAGGAGCCAGTAAAAGTGCAAGAAGCACATAGCCTCCTGTCCATCCCATCAGGTAAACCCCGCCATCATATCCCATAAAGGAAATCAGACCGGCCATAGAAATGAAAGATGCTGCTGACATCCAATCAGCTGCCGTAGCCATTCCATTTGCCAGAGGAGAAACTCCTCCTGCGGCTACATAAAAATCTTTAGTAGAGCGCGCCCTCGACCAAATGGCAATGCCGATGTATAAGAGAAAAGTAAGCGCAACTATTATATAAGTCCAGACTTGCAAAGACATAATTCGAAATTCTTGAAGGTGGTAAAAGGGAAAAGACTATTCTTCGTCAACATCATATTTTTTGTCCAGGCGATTCATCAAAAACACGTAGACAAAAATCAATACAACGAATACATAAATGGAGCCCTGTTGGGCGAACCAAAAGCCCCATATACCCAATTGTTCCTTAAAGAGGATCCCCAGGCCAAAGGAAGAAACAAACCAAATGGCAAGCAGGATCAGCAGATAACGAATATTGGTCTTCCAATACTGTTTTACATCTTTCATTATAGTAGTAGTATAGGTTTAGGAAGCGCCTTAAAGCGCTCCCTCTTTTATCACATCAACAACGCTGGGATCCAACAAAGTAGAAGTATCTCCCAGATTCGAAGCAGTTCCATCTGCTATCTTTCGAAGAATCCTTCTCATAATTTTACCGGAACGCGTTTTGGGCAGTCCTGGGACCACCTGTATTTTATCCGGTTTGGCAATAGGTCCAATCTCTTGGGTTACTACCTGGCGAATTTCATTTACAATCTCTGGATTGTTTTGGGCTGCCTCAGAACAAATCACATAGGCATAAATGCCTTGACCTTTGATATCGTGGGGATAGCCCACGACTGCAGATTCGACCACATCAGCATGCTGATTGATGGCGTTTTCAACTTCCGCCGTACCCATTCTATGACCGGAAACATTGATCACATCATCAACCCTGCCGATAATCCGATAGAATCCATCGGCATCCCTCCTACATCCATCTCCTGTGAAATATTTGTCTTCAAAAGAGGAGAAATATACCATGCGGCAGCGTTCATGATCTCCATAAGTAGTTCGAATCATAGAAGGCCAGGGGAATTTGATACATAAAAGTCCTTCCACATCATTTCCTTCTATTTCTGTTCCCTCCGAATCTACCAAAACCGGCTGTATGCCCGGCAGCGGTAAAGTGGCAAAGCATGGTTTCAAAGGAGTAATTCCTGCAAGAGGAGAAATCATCATTCCCCCCGTTTCTGTTTGCCACCAGGTGTCGACAATAGGCAATCCTTTAGCTCCAATATTATCATCATACCAGTGCCAAGCTTCTTCATTAATCGGTTCTCCTACCGTTCCCAGAACTTTAAGCGCACTCAGATCATATGGAGTTACATATTCTAATCCTTTAGCTTGAAGGGCTCGAATGGCAGTTGGAGCTGTATAAAAATGACTTACCTTATGCTTCTCACAAATTTCCCAGAATCTCCCTGCATCCGGATAAGTAGGTACTCCTTCGAACATCATGCTGGTTGCACCAGCCAGGAGAGGTCCATAAACTATATAAGAATGGCCGGTGATCCAGCCAATGTCAGCTGTGCACCAATAAATATCATCTTCATCGTATTGGAATACATTTCTGAAGGAAAATTCGGCATAGACCATATAGCCTCCGCAGCTATGAACTACTCCTTTAGGCTTCCCGGTAGAACCTGAAGTATAAAGGATAAAGAGCATGTCTTCAGAATCCATGGCTTCCGCTTCACAAGTATCAGCCACTCCGACCAATTCCTCATGGATCCACTTATCTCTTCCTTCCTTCCAGGAAACCTCCGCTCCTGTTCTTTTCAAGACCAAAACCGTTTCAATGGAAGTCGTATGTTCAAGGCCTGCATCGACTACATCTTTAACAGGTATATTTTTCTTTCCTCTGTAATTGCCATCCGAACAAATCACCATCTTACAAGTGGCATCATTGATCCGATCTGCAAGAGCGGTTGCTGAGAATCCTGCAAATACAACCGAATGAATCGCCCCTACCCTCGCACAGGCCAGCACACAAATGGCCAGCTCAGGAACCATAGGCATATAAAAGCACACACGATCTCCTTTGCCGATGCCATTTTTCTTGAGGACATTGGCCATTTTGCAGACCTCGTGATAGAGTTCTTTATAGGTATAGGACCTTGCTTCTTCTGTGGGATCATTGGGTTCCCACAAGATGGCTACTTTATCCCCCCGGCTTTCCAGATGGCGATCCAGGCAATTTTCGGTGATATTTAATTTGCCTCCCAAAAACCATTTCACATCAGGCGTACGAAAATCCCATTCCAGGACTTTGTCCCATTTCTTTTTCCAACTAAAGCTCTCTGCCTCTTTTGCCCAAAATGCTTCCGGGTCTTCTACGCTTCTTTTATAAACTTCCTGATATTCAGAAAAGCTTTTAATTCTAGTAGTCATAGTTATAGTTCCTTTTCTCTCAAATTAGTATTCTTTTTTATTTTTTCAGCTCTTCCCAGTCGAGGCCTCCAAAATTCCCTGATGACATCATCAGAAGAACATCTTTCTCTACTTGGAGGCTGGAAAGCGCAGATAGCAATTCATCAGAATTTTTTACATAGATAAGGGAGTCATCTCCAAATCCCTGAACGAGATCTTCTTTGCTGATAGGCTCCATCTTGCGCTTCTCTGTCGCATGGGGATCAACAAAGACAATCTTATGATCTGCATCCTCAAGGGTATCCTTATAATGAGGCAGGAATTTTTGATTGAGGCTGCTGAAGGTATGTAATTCCACGCAGGCAACCAGCTTTCTTTCTTTGAACTTTTCTCTAACGGCATGAACGGTAGCCTGTACTTTGGCAGGAGCATGGGCAAAATCTTTGAAGATGATGCGTTTTTCCTCCTCATGCACTAGCTCCAGGCGAGAGCTGGCTCCTTTGAAGTCAGCCATAAAGTTTAGGAAATCACGGATTTCAACTCCCAATAATTGACAAACCATCCAGGCAGCCCGGACATTTTGCATATTATGTTTGCCGATTATCGAAAGGAGTTGCTTCTCCCCTTCCAGTTCAATGCTAAATCCCTCCTGGCCAATTTCATATTTTGGGGTGGTGAAGTCATAGACATACAGACTTTCGTCCTGTATATAGTCTTCAGCCATGTTCGCCAGGATTTCGTCCTCTTTATTATATATAACAGTACCTGCTTTCTGGATACAATCCAATAAGTCTTTGAACTGCTTATGGTACTTCTCTTCTGTTTCAAATACATTGATGTGATCCCAGGAAATTCCGTTGATAACTACCATATGTGGTTGGTAGAGCAAAAATTTTGGACGGGGATCTAATTTGGAAGCCAGGTATTCATCTCCTTCCAGAATGATGACAGGAGCGTCTTCGGACAATCTCACCGAATTGGTCAATCCTGGAAGAGAGGCCCCCACCAGAAAATCAAAGGCCCTTCCTGCTTTCTCCAGTACATGAATAATCATGGAAGTAACAGTGGTTTTCCCATAACTTCCTGCAATAACTATTCGGTGTTTATTGCGTGAATGTTCATAAATGAATTCAGGAAAAGAATAGGTTGCTATACCCAATTCTTTAGCACGAGCCAATTCTGGATTGTCATGATAAGCATGCATACCCAGAATTACGGCATCGATATCTTCCGATATTTTTCCCGGATGCCATCCTTCCTCTTCCGGAAGAATTCCATGTTTTTTCAATTTTGATCTGGCTGGATCGTAGATCTGGTCATCGGAGCCGCTCACGGTATGGCCCGCTTCTTTGAGCGCAATGGCCAGACTATGCATGATGCTTCCTCCAATAGCAATAAAATGAATCCTCATATTTTGTTTTCAAACCGCGGCAATGCAGGCAAATCTAATCAATATTCATCGAAAAGTCATTTGGAAAATCATAGAGTGCGTGGTTTCTTTAGGGCCACATGGCACGAATCATAATCGTATCCAATCGCTTGCCCGTAACGATCGACAGAAAAGAGGGGCAACTCATCTATTATCCCAGCGCAGGCGGCCTTGCAACCGGATTAAATTCGCTAGACAAATCCATAGATAAATTGTGGATAGGTTGGCCGGGGAAAACAGTTGAAGATGGATATGAAAGAGATACGATCAGTCTTCAGTTTCAGCAAGACGATATGTATCCGGTCTTTCTCTCTCAGAAAGACGTAGAGCTTTTTTACGAAGGCTTTAGTAATAAAACCATTTGGCCTCATTTCCATTATTTCACTCAATTTACCAGCTATGAGGAGATGTATTGGGAATCCTATGTTGAGGTCAACAAAAGATTTGCCCTGGCAGTCGAACAAAATCTCCAGGATGGAGATATGGTTTGGGTTCATGATTATCAATTGATGCTGGTTCCCGGTATGTTGAGAGAAAAATACCCTTCTCTTTCTATCGGATTTTTCCTGCATATCCCCTTCCCTTCCTATGAGATTTTCCGGACCCTGCCCTGGCGTAATGAAATCCTGACAGGAATTCTCGGTGCAGATCAGGTAGGCTTTCACACCTTCGGCTATATGCGGCATTTCCTGAGTGCGACCTATCGTATTTTGGGACATGAGCATAATTTCGGGAAAGTGGTTCTCCCCAATCGAAGTGTCAGTATTGATACTTTTCCTATGGGGATTGATTATACAAAATATGCCAGTCCAAAATTGGAAGGAGAAATATCGGAAGAGGTTCAGTTTATCAAAGACTATGGACAAAGAAGGAGATTGATCCTTTCCATAGATAGACTTGATTATTCAAAGGGCATTCCCGAGCGGATTTACAGCTATGGCCGCTTTCTGAAAAACAATCCGCAGTATCAGGGAACTGTAACTCTCATTCTGGTAGTTGTACCTTCTCGTTCCAATGTAGAAGAGTATAAGGAACTAAAAGTAGAAGTAGACAAACGGGTAGGTCATGTAAATGGAGAGTTGGGAACCTTCAATTGGATTCCTATACGATATTATTATCGCTCCTTTCCTTTTGACAGCCTTTCCGCTATGTATAAAGCTTCTCATATCGCATTGATAACTCCTTTGCGGGATGGGATGAATTTGGTGGCAAAAGAATTTATTGCCAGCAAGGAAGATTCAAAAGAGGGCGTTTTGATCCTGAGTGAAATGGCTGGGGCTTCTGAAGAATTACAAGAGGCCATTTTGGTAAACCCTAATGATACCAAGGACGTAGAAAAAGCCCTGGTTCAAGCCATGGAGATGCCCCTCGAAGAACAAAAAAATCGACTTGAGGAGATGCAAAAGAAACTCAAGCGATACGAAGTAAGACATTGGGCCAACAGTTTTATCCAACAACAAATGGAAATCAAAAAATTCCAGGAAGAAAGAAAAACCAAGCTCCTTTCTACTGAAGACAGAGAGAGGATCTTTGAAAGCTATAAACAGGCTAAAAAACGCCTATTGCTCTTAGACTATGATGGAACATTGGTCGGATTTAAGAATGATCCCAATGCTGCCTCTCCAGATGAGGAGCTATATGGAATTGTTGCCCGTCTGGTGGGAACCGAAGGAACCAAATCTGTGATTATCAGTGGTAGAGACAGACATACGCTGGGAGAATGGTTTGGTGATCAAAATATAGAAATGGTTTCCGAGCATGGCGTTTGGTTGTGGACAAATGGAAAGTGGCAACTCAATGCTGCGGTTGTAGATAATTGGAAAACCGATGTTCGTCCGGTTCTGGATAATTTGGTCGAACGTACACCTGGATCCTTTATTGAAGAAAAAGATTTCACCCTGGCCTGGCATTATCGAAAAGTAGATAATGAACTGGGGGTAAATCGGGTACGTGAAATTCGGGATGAGTTGATCTATTTCACCGCCAATCACAACCTTCAGGTACTAGAAGGAAATAAGGTAGTGGAAATCAGAAATGCTGGAGTTGATAAAGGCAAAGCAGCTGCTCTATGGCTGAATAAGCAAAAATGGGATTTTATCCTGGCCATTGGGGATGATCATACTGATGAAGATACTTTCGCAGCACTCCCACCTCACGCATATGCGATAAAGGTAGGCTTGAATAAAACGGAGGCAAAGTATAAAGTCAGTTCTGTGGAAGAAGCCCGAAAATTACTGGATGAGCTTTCGCATATCTAAACTGGTTGAGGGTCTTGCATTCTGAGCTTTCCTTTTATCCATGATCTGAAGGAAACTTCTTTTAGGGAAGCCAATTCGCTTTCCAGCTTCTGTATTTCGTCCATAAACTCCTTATCCTCCAATCGATAGCGTTTCATGCTAAGTCGGGATAATTTCTTTATCATCAGAATGAAATTCAGGTGTCGATTGTAGTGGAGTTTCGGAATAGATTTATTCCGTTTCAAATAAGCCTGGAAGGCCTGAGAGACATACCGAACAGAATCATAATCTCCTGTCTCAAAGAATATCTTCAACAGAGTAGCCCGGGCCGACACATTATAATATACGTCCGTAAACTCTACCTGCTGCAATAAGCGCATAGCTTTGGGGAATTGCTGGGTTTCATAATAATAAGTAGCCAGGTTATAGGAATGCGCATTCTCCCTTACGGCCAAATGAAGCTTACTCTTATAGTTTTCTAAAAAATCGAATACCCAATCGTATTTTTTGAGCATCAATCCCAGGGTAGTGATATTCTTATAATGCTCATGAGGAAATTCTCCATTGTCGTTATTCAGCAACTCTGCATCCAGCAAAGCTTCATACAGCTCAAAGAGTTCTTCGTAAAAATGGGTATTGGCTTTATTTACCTGCCTAATGCAATAGTTTTGAGCATAGGCATACATCACCGTTGCTTCAGATTTTTGGAAGGAAGAAGCATATTTCGAAAGTAAGGCCTTCAAATCTTCATAATGCCTGATCTCTTCCGGTTCCAGTAAATTGAGGAGAATTTTATAGTAGATCGAAATGGTAGGCACTTCCAAATAGGGATTCCCTTCTTCTTCCAACTGTGCTCGAATCTCTTCTATCAATTGCTTATTGAATTCGATATCGATTTTGGCAATGCCGCTTCGATTTAATATTTCGCAAGCATATTGAAGACTCGAACCCAAATAAAAAGTCTTTAAGGAAGTGAGGATTTCGGAGAAATTATGATGCTTGCCTCTAATCTGCCTTTGGTCGTGAAATTCTGCTTGCCTTTCCAACATCTGAAAATGACTCAGAAAAAAATCCGGGTTTTTGTTCTCTACCTTACTCAGACGTTCTTCCATACGGCGATAGACCCTTTGGAACTGTTTATCAAGATTTCTCTGTTTCAAGGCATCCAATAAATGAAGCTCCGCTTTTTCTGACTGCTCTTTCAATTGAAGTTGGGCGAGGAAGCCTTCAAACAATTTGAGGAGTTGGGAAAGTTGATCATGAATCTTTTGATCTTCGAAGTTTTCTTTTGAGCCGTAAAGCTTTTTGAAAAGGATTTCTTTGCTGATGAGTTTCGGAGGAAAATCCGGATACAAGCTCGCCAGATAATTAATCAATTTGACCAGACGCGAACTTTGATTGAAGAAAGGAGAGTTCACATACAACACAAATTTGTTGAACTCGCGCTTATTCAGACTCTTAAGCAAAACAATAATCCGATTATTTTTCATACCCTATTTTCCATTTTATCCAGAAACACCCTAAGAAAGCGTGTATAAGTTGCTGGTTTTCAGATTTCAAATTTCATATAGACAACACTTTGTATCCATTTTTGTTAAAGTTTGTTCAAAAAAGTTTTAAACAAAAAATTGATATTGTCGATTAATAAGACTGAAACCTTAAACATTCTGTATCCTCAATTATGAAACAGCTGCTAACTATACTTGTTTTTTCTTTGAGTCTGATGATAGCGGGTGCCAGGATTGCAGTTGCCGACTCATTGTATGTCAATTTCCCCCTTGATACACTTAATGTCTGTTTGAATGAACCTCTCAACCTCTCACCTAGCTATGGAGGGGGGCAGGCTCCTTACACTTTTAGTTGGAGTACGGGAGACACGGGCTCACAGGCGGACCTTATTCCTACACAGAATTTCACAACTGTTTATGTAAGAATTCTTGATCAGGCAGGAGGGACTTTTAGAGATTCAATTGTACTGAAAGGATTTCCCGAATGTGTATTCCCTGGAGATGGAAATGGGGATAGAGCGGCCAATAATTTGGATGTGCTGGCTTTGGGGCAAAGTTTTAACTCAGCTGGTGCTTTGCGTCCGGATCCCCATCTTGCATGGGTAGGACAGCCTGCTGACAAATGGCTTCAGAATCTAAATTCAGGAGTTGATTATGTCCATAGCGATACAGATGGTAATGGTACAGTTGATGCAAATGATCTAACAGCCATTGACCTCAATTATTCAGGTCCTCAAGTACTCCCGGGTTTAAGTGGGAGTAATAATGGAGTTCCTCTTTATATAGATGTGCTTTCGACCAGTTTTCAGCCTGGAGATACCATAGAAGCGGCCATTATGCTGGGGACTTCTGCTCAGCCTGTAGACTCGGTATACGGCCTGGCATTTAGTGTAGATTATTCCTCGATTTTTTTAGATGAGGAAAATCTGTGGGTTGACTTTTCTGATTCCTGGTTGGGGAATGAGGGGGTGGATATGATAGCATTGGATAAAAACTTTGCCAATCTCGGCCAGGTAGATATCGGCATCAGCAGGACCGATCAGTTGCAACTCAGTGGTTATGGTCAAATCGCTAAGATCATTGTAGTCATAGAAGATATCAGCGGAAAGAAGGAAGGAGAAACGACCATTGAATTTAGTATAGATAAAGTCTCTGCTATGTTTGCGGATGGTCATATCCTCCCGGTTGAAACCAGCGGCCTGAGTGTGGGGATTTTGTTAAGCAATGGTCCAAGTTTTGAAGAGCTGGGTTTCAATCTTTATCCCAATCCCTCAAATGGAACTTTTAGAATTGAGTGGAATGAGCCTTCTATTCAGTTAGAAAATATACAAATGTTTACCCTCTATGGTCAGGAAATCGCCCTGAGGACAAAAGCAAAAGGAAATAGTTATTCTGTCAAAAGTCAAAACACGCTCAGTTCCGGAATCTATCTCCTACGCGCAATTTCCAATGGCAAGACCATAAGTAAACGAGTTCTTATTTATTAACCCAAACCTAAAACAAACACCCGGGCAAGATTGCCTTTTTTACCTTAAACCTTAATCTAAAAACATGAAGAAGATTATTACTCCCATACTTATGGGACTAGGCTTACTTATGCTAAATGTTAGCCTTTATGCCCAAACTGCGAATGTGCAAATTATCCACAATGCGGCGGACCCAAATGCAGCAACCGTTGATATATATCTGGACGCCGGAGCGGCTCCTGCAGTCGATGATCTGAATTTCAGGGAAGCCACCAATTTCATCGCTTTACCAGCAGGAGTCTCAATCGATGTTGGAGTTGCTCCCGGAACCAGTACAGGACCCTCTGATATTTTGGCAACAATAACTCTCCCTCCTTTGAC includes:
- a CDS encoding RidA family protein: MRYLIIFPVLILLLSCQGIEKKSSQNSLKAQFESDYDPEAKLKELGIELSTPGAPVANYVNAVQTGNLLFLAGKGPNKPEGGYVTGKVGQDITVEEGYEAARLTAISQLSVLKVELGNLNRVKRIVKVLGMVNCGPDFGNQPEVINGFSDLMVEVFGERGKHARAAVGMNSLPRNTSVEIEMIVEVE
- a CDS encoding sodium:solute symporter family protein, with product MSLQVWTYIIVALTFLLYIGIAIWSRARSTKDFYVAAGGVSPLANGMATAADWMSAASFISMAGLISFMGYDGGVYLMGWTGGYVLLALLLAPYLRKFGEFTVPDFIGSRYAGDDSSARINWARLVAVICALFVSFTYIVGQMKGVGVAFSRFLEIPFELGVLIGIGIVFFYAVLGGMKGITYTQVAQYCVLIFAFLVPAIFISIQITGNPIPQLGFMGDFKEEGVSLMTKLNQLNVDLGFEEYTSGTKSKIDVFFITAALMLGTAGLPHVIVRFFTVPKVKDARMSAGYALLFIAILYTTAPAVAAFARANMIDTVHGKSYENVADWVPKWRDAGLITMEDKNGDGIIQYYNDKNPEFAATAEANGWKGNEFTPDRDIMVLANPEIADLPNWVIALVVAGGLAAALSTAAGLLLVISTSVSHDLLKKTFMPDISDKKELMYARIAAGLAVILAGIAGINPPGFVAQVVAFAFGLAASSFFPAIFLGIFDKRTNRQGAIAGMVSGILFTAIYIIYFKFVFEAPAGASAEDYWWFGISPEGIGTLGMLINLVITIVVSRMTPAPSEEIQDMVESIRIPRGSGGPAEAH
- a CDS encoding DUF4212 domain-containing protein: MKDVKQYWKTNIRYLLILLAIWFVSSFGLGILFKEQLGIWGFWFAQQGSIYVFVVLIFVYVFLMNRLDKKYDVDEE
- the acs gene encoding acetate--CoA ligase, whose amino-acid sequence is MTTRIKSFSEYQEVYKRSVEDPEAFWAKEAESFSWKKKWDKVLEWDFRTPDVKWFLGGKLNITENCLDRHLESRGDKVAILWEPNDPTEEARSYTYKELYHEVCKMANVLKKNGIGKGDRVCFYMPMVPELAICVLACARVGAIHSVVFAGFSATALADRINDATCKMVICSDGNYRGKKNIPVKDVVDAGLEHTTSIETVLVLKRTGAEVSWKEGRDKWIHEELVGVADTCEAEAMDSEDMLFILYTSGSTGKPKGVVHSCGGYMVYAEFSFRNVFQYDEDDIYWCTADIGWITGHSYIVYGPLLAGATSMMFEGVPTYPDAGRFWEICEKHKVSHFYTAPTAIRALQAKGLEYVTPYDLSALKVLGTVGEPINEEAWHWYDDNIGAKGLPIVDTWWQTETGGMMISPLAGITPLKPCFATLPLPGIQPVLVDSEGTEIEGNDVEGLLCIKFPWPSMIRTTYGDHERCRMVYFSSFEDKYFTGDGCRRDADGFYRIIGRVDDVINVSGHRMGTAEVENAINQHADVVESAVVGYPHDIKGQGIYAYVICSEAAQNNPEIVNEIRQVVTQEIGPIAKPDKIQVVPGLPKTRSGKIMRRILRKIADGTASNLGDTSTLLDPSVVDVIKEGAL
- a CDS encoding Mur ligase family protein; protein product: MRIHFIAIGGSIMHSLAIALKEAGHTVSGSDDQIYDPARSKLKKHGILPEEEGWHPGKISEDIDAVILGMHAYHDNPELARAKELGIATYSFPEFIYEHSRNKHRIVIAGSYGKTTVTSMIIHVLEKAGRAFDFLVGASLPGLTNSVRLSEDAPVIILEGDEYLASKLDPRPKFLLYQPHMVVINGISWDHINVFETEEKYHKQFKDLLDCIQKAGTVIYNKEDEILANMAEDYIQDESLYVYDFTTPKYEIGQEGFSIELEGEKQLLSIIGKHNMQNVRAAWMVCQLLGVEIRDFLNFMADFKGASSRLELVHEEEKRIIFKDFAHAPAKVQATVHAVREKFKERKLVACVELHTFSSLNQKFLPHYKDTLEDADHKIVFVDPHATEKRKMEPISKEDLVQGFGDDSLIYVKNSDELLSALSSLQVEKDVLLMMSSGNFGGLDWEELKK
- a CDS encoding bifunctional alpha,alpha-trehalose-phosphate synthase (UDP-forming)/trehalose-phosphatase, whose amino-acid sequence is MARIIIVSNRLPVTIDRKEGQLIYYPSAGGLATGLNSLDKSIDKLWIGWPGKTVEDGYERDTISLQFQQDDMYPVFLSQKDVELFYEGFSNKTIWPHFHYFTQFTSYEEMYWESYVEVNKRFALAVEQNLQDGDMVWVHDYQLMLVPGMLREKYPSLSIGFFLHIPFPSYEIFRTLPWRNEILTGILGADQVGFHTFGYMRHFLSATYRILGHEHNFGKVVLPNRSVSIDTFPMGIDYTKYASPKLEGEISEEVQFIKDYGQRRRLILSIDRLDYSKGIPERIYSYGRFLKNNPQYQGTVTLILVVVPSRSNVEEYKELKVEVDKRVGHVNGELGTFNWIPIRYYYRSFPFDSLSAMYKASHIALITPLRDGMNLVAKEFIASKEDSKEGVLILSEMAGASEELQEAILVNPNDTKDVEKALVQAMEMPLEEQKNRLEEMQKKLKRYEVRHWANSFIQQQMEIKKFQEERKTKLLSTEDRERIFESYKQAKKRLLLLDYDGTLVGFKNDPNAASPDEELYGIVARLVGTEGTKSVIISGRDRHTLGEWFGDQNIEMVSEHGVWLWTNGKWQLNAAVVDNWKTDVRPVLDNLVERTPGSFIEEKDFTLAWHYRKVDNELGVNRVREIRDELIYFTANHNLQVLEGNKVVEIRNAGVDKGKAAALWLNKQKWDFILAIGDDHTDEDTFAALPPHAYAIKVGLNKTEAKYKVSSVEEARKLLDELSHI
- a CDS encoding T9SS type A sorting domain-containing protein gives rise to the protein MKQLLTILVFSLSLMIAGARIAVADSLYVNFPLDTLNVCLNEPLNLSPSYGGGQAPYTFSWSTGDTGSQADLIPTQNFTTVYVRILDQAGGTFRDSIVLKGFPECVFPGDGNGDRAANNLDVLALGQSFNSAGALRPDPHLAWVGQPADKWLQNLNSGVDYVHSDTDGNGTVDANDLTAIDLNYSGPQVLPGLSGSNNGVPLYIDVLSTSFQPGDTIEAAIMLGTSAQPVDSVYGLAFSVDYSSIFLDEENLWVDFSDSWLGNEGVDMIALDKNFANLGQVDIGISRTDQLQLSGYGQIAKIIVVIEDISGKKEGETTIEFSIDKVSAMFADGHILPVETSGLSVGILLSNGPSFEELGFNLYPNPSNGTFRIEWNEPSIQLENIQMFTLYGQEIALRTKAKGNSYSVKSQNTLSSGIYLLRAISNGKTISKRVLIY